A stretch of Eubalaena glacialis isolate mEubGla1 chromosome 10, mEubGla1.1.hap2.+ XY, whole genome shotgun sequence DNA encodes these proteins:
- the GPR83 gene encoding G-protein coupled receptor 83 isoform X2, which translates to MIPRCVLLCLLAVARAADEQSPEAALVGPNASHFFSWNNYTFSDWQNFVGRRRYGAESQNPTVKALLIMAYSFIIIFSLFGNVLVCHVIFKNQRMHSATSLFIVNLAVADIMITLLNTPFTLVIMHPLKPRISITKGVIYIAAIWTMATFFSLPHAICQKLFTFKYSEDTARSLCLPDFPEPADLFWKYLDLATFILLYILPLLIISVAYARVAKKLWLCNTIGDVTTEQYLALRRKKKKTIKMLMLVVVLFALCWFPLNCYVLLLSSKVIHTSNALYFAFHWIAMSSTCYNPFIYCWLNENFRVELKALLRMCQRSPKPQEERPPSPVPSFRVAWTEKSSGRTAPLANSLLPSSQLQSGKTDLSSVEPVVAVT; encoded by the exons ATGATCCCTCGGTGCGTGCTGCTCTGCCTCCTCGCAGTGGCGCGAGCCGCGGACGAGCAGAGCCCGGAGGCGGCCCTGGTGGGGCCCAACGCCTCGCACTTCTTCTCCTGGAACAACTATACCTTCTCCGACTGGCAGAACTTCGTGGGCCGGAGGCGCTACGGGGCCGAGTCCCAGAACCCCACGGTGAAAGCCCTGCTCATCATGGCTTACTCCTTCATCATCATCTTCTCGCTCTTTGGCAACGTCCTGGTCTGTCATGTCATCTTCAAGAACCAGCGGATGCACTCGGCCACCAGCCTCTTCATCGTCAACCTGGCCGTCGCCGACATAATGATCACTCTCCTCAACACCCCCTTCACTTTG GTCATCATGCATCCATTAAAACCCCGGATCTCAATCACAAAAGGTGTCATCTACATCGCAGCTATCTGGACCATGGCGACGTTCTTTTCACTTCCACACGCTATCTGCCAGAAATTATTTACCTTCAAGTACAG TGAGGACACTGCCCGCTCCCTGTGCTTGCCAGACTTCCCTGAGCCAGCCGACCTCTTCTGGAAGTACCTGGACTTGGCCACGTTCATCCTGCTTTACATTCTCCCCCTCCTCATCATCTCCGTGGCCTACGCCCGCGTGGCCAAGAAGCTGTGGCTGTGCAACACCATCGGGGATGTGACCACGGAGCAATACCTGGCCCTGCGGCGCAAGAAGAAGAAAACCATCAAGATGCTGATGCTGGTGGTGGTCCTCTTCGCCCTCTGCTGGTTCCCCCTCAACTGCTACGTCCTCCTCCTGTCCAGCAAGGTCATCCACACCAGTAATGCCCTCTACTTTGCCTTCCACTGGATCGCCATGAGCAGCACCTGTTACAACCCCTTCATCTACTGCTGGCTCAACGAGAACTTCAGGGTCGAGCTGAAGGCATTACTACGCATGTGCCAAAGGTCGCCCAAGCCTCAGGAGGAGCGGCCGCCCTCCCCGGTCCCCTCCTTCAGAGTGGCTTGGACGGAGAAAAGCAGCGGCCGCACGGCTCCACTAGCCAACAGCCTCCTGCCCTCCTCTCAGCTCCAGTCTGGGAAGACAGACCTGTCGTCCGTGGAGCCTGTCGTGGCAGTGACCTag
- the GPR83 gene encoding G-protein coupled receptor 83 isoform X1, producing the protein MIPRCVLLCLLAVARAADEQSPEAALVGPNASHFFSWNNYTFSDWQNFVGRRRYGAESQNPTVKALLIMAYSFIIIFSLFGNVLVCHVIFKNQRMHSATSLFIVNLAVADIMITLLNTPFTLVRFVNSTWVFGKGMCHVSRFAQYCSLHVSALTLTAIAVDRHQVIMHPLKPRISITKGVIYIAAIWTMATFFSLPHAICQKLFTFKYSEDTARSLCLPDFPEPADLFWKYLDLATFILLYILPLLIISVAYARVAKKLWLCNTIGDVTTEQYLALRRKKKKTIKMLMLVVVLFALCWFPLNCYVLLLSSKVIHTSNALYFAFHWIAMSSTCYNPFIYCWLNENFRVELKALLRMCQRSPKPQEERPPSPVPSFRVAWTEKSSGRTAPLANSLLPSSQLQSGKTDLSSVEPVVAVT; encoded by the exons ATGATCCCTCGGTGCGTGCTGCTCTGCCTCCTCGCAGTGGCGCGAGCCGCGGACGAGCAGAGCCCGGAGGCGGCCCTGGTGGGGCCCAACGCCTCGCACTTCTTCTCCTGGAACAACTATACCTTCTCCGACTGGCAGAACTTCGTGGGCCGGAGGCGCTACGGGGCCGAGTCCCAGAACCCCACGGTGAAAGCCCTGCTCATCATGGCTTACTCCTTCATCATCATCTTCTCGCTCTTTGGCAACGTCCTGGTCTGTCATGTCATCTTCAAGAACCAGCGGATGCACTCGGCCACCAGCCTCTTCATCGTCAACCTGGCCGTCGCCGACATAATGATCACTCTCCTCAACACCCCCTTCACTTTG GTCCGCTTTGTGAACAGCACGTGGGTGTTCGGGAAAGGCATGTGCCACGTCAGCCGCTTCGCCCAGTACTGTTCCCTGCACGTCTCAGCCCTGACGCTGACAGCCATCGCCGTGGACCGTCACCAG GTCATCATGCATCCATTAAAACCCCGGATCTCAATCACAAAAGGTGTCATCTACATCGCAGCTATCTGGACCATGGCGACGTTCTTTTCACTTCCACACGCTATCTGCCAGAAATTATTTACCTTCAAGTACAG TGAGGACACTGCCCGCTCCCTGTGCTTGCCAGACTTCCCTGAGCCAGCCGACCTCTTCTGGAAGTACCTGGACTTGGCCACGTTCATCCTGCTTTACATTCTCCCCCTCCTCATCATCTCCGTGGCCTACGCCCGCGTGGCCAAGAAGCTGTGGCTGTGCAACACCATCGGGGATGTGACCACGGAGCAATACCTGGCCCTGCGGCGCAAGAAGAAGAAAACCATCAAGATGCTGATGCTGGTGGTGGTCCTCTTCGCCCTCTGCTGGTTCCCCCTCAACTGCTACGTCCTCCTCCTGTCCAGCAAGGTCATCCACACCAGTAATGCCCTCTACTTTGCCTTCCACTGGATCGCCATGAGCAGCACCTGTTACAACCCCTTCATCTACTGCTGGCTCAACGAGAACTTCAGGGTCGAGCTGAAGGCATTACTACGCATGTGCCAAAGGTCGCCCAAGCCTCAGGAGGAGCGGCCGCCCTCCCCGGTCCCCTCCTTCAGAGTGGCTTGGACGGAGAAAAGCAGCGGCCGCACGGCTCCACTAGCCAACAGCCTCCTGCCCTCCTCTCAGCTCCAGTCTGGGAAGACAGACCTGTCGTCCGTGGAGCCTGTCGTGGCAGTGACCTag